In Bernardetia sp., the following proteins share a genomic window:
- a CDS encoding OmpA family protein, producing MQSKLYFLIIFIADFFAFLRKVSFTFFFRTLSIFGVVLFFHSTIFAQSNNEVLWANKVIDFSSEYFDEANPTQYTAKQILGKPNVLPAIWQSPCAWSPARPEARQDEWIKVGFEKAISVKQVAIAESFGAGAISAIILYDLEGKGHLIYKNQRTEPVSTQGRMLNVFLKEKTKYKVNAVKIKLNTIDVGGWNNIDAIGISSSETPIKAEINIAKDIPFNKVERLPQTVNSPYNEILPIISPDGKTLFFDRKDHPKNMPSISAGKENDDIWVSRHVSDTIWTEAERLNEPVNNSQHNYVCSVTPDGNVILLANAYLPSGKMEQGISISYKTIDGSWSFPEPLKIKDFYNTDKYAEFCLAPNRKVLIMSVRREDTYGSRDLYISFLQRDNSWSVPKNMGTTLNSAALEVSPTLSSDNKTLYFASNGRSGYGSMDMYVSRRLDDTWTNWSEPMNLGNVLNSAGWDAGYSIDASGEYAYFSSSKHSDTNTASKLDIYRAKLHVEVRPDPVLLISGTVYNSKTKEPIGAEILYEMLPVGEETGTAQADPQTGNYKIALPPNSQYGFLAKSRGFVSVSENIDARGNEVYKEIKRNLYLTPIEVGQKIRLNNVFFKRGTNELLKESFPELDRLVIFMLENPTVTIEVEGHTDLEGIPTMNMKLSALRVKAIQDYLVRQKIDKKRVETRPYGSTQPITRQRDEASKKLNRRVEFKILSY from the coding sequence ATGCAATCAAAACTCTACTTTCTAATTATTTTTATAGCTGATTTCTTCGCTTTTTTGAGGAAAGTCAGCTTTACCTTCTTTTTCAGAACACTCTCTATCTTTGGAGTGGTCTTATTTTTTCACTCAACTATATTTGCTCAATCCAACAATGAAGTTCTTTGGGCAAATAAAGTAATTGATTTTTCTTCTGAATACTTTGATGAAGCTAACCCTACTCAATATACTGCCAAACAAATCTTAGGAAAACCTAATGTATTACCTGCTATTTGGCAAAGCCCTTGTGCGTGGTCGCCTGCTCGTCCAGAAGCACGACAAGATGAGTGGATAAAAGTAGGATTTGAAAAGGCTATTTCAGTGAAGCAGGTGGCTATTGCAGAGAGTTTTGGAGCAGGTGCAATTTCAGCAATCATTCTTTACGATTTAGAGGGGAAAGGACATTTGATTTATAAAAATCAGCGTACAGAGCCTGTTTCTACACAAGGTAGAATGCTCAATGTTTTTTTAAAAGAAAAGACAAAATACAAAGTAAATGCTGTGAAGATAAAGCTCAACACGATTGATGTTGGAGGATGGAATAACATCGATGCTATCGGAATTTCATCTAGCGAAACACCTATAAAAGCCGAAATAAATATTGCAAAAGATATTCCTTTCAACAAAGTAGAACGCCTTCCTCAAACGGTAAATTCTCCATATAATGAAATTTTGCCTATCATTTCTCCAGATGGAAAAACACTTTTTTTTGATAGAAAAGACCATCCTAAAAATATGCCTTCTATTTCGGCAGGTAAAGAAAACGATGATATTTGGGTCTCTCGTCATGTTTCAGATACGATTTGGACAGAAGCAGAGAGATTGAACGAACCAGTAAATAATAGTCAGCATAATTATGTTTGTTCGGTTACACCCGATGGAAATGTTATTTTGCTTGCTAATGCTTATCTACCTTCTGGAAAAATGGAGCAAGGTATTTCAATTTCTTATAAAACCATTGATGGTTCGTGGTCGTTTCCAGAGCCTCTTAAAATAAAAGATTTTTACAATACAGATAAATATGCAGAGTTTTGTCTTGCTCCCAACAGAAAAGTTTTGATTATGTCTGTTCGTAGAGAAGATACGTATGGCTCAAGAGATTTATATATTAGCTTTTTGCAAAGAGATAATTCATGGTCAGTTCCCAAAAATATGGGTACAACGCTCAACTCGGCAGCTTTAGAAGTTAGTCCAACGCTTTCATCAGACAATAAAACGCTTTATTTTGCTTCCAATGGCAGAAGTGGATATGGTAGTATGGATATGTACGTCAGTCGTAGGTTAGATGATACTTGGACAAATTGGAGCGAACCCATGAACTTAGGAAATGTACTCAATTCGGCTGGCTGGGATGCTGGCTATTCTATTGATGCAAGTGGAGAATATGCTTATTTTTCATCTTCCAAACATTCAGATACAAATACAGCTTCAAAGCTAGATATTTACCGTGCAAAACTTCACGTAGAAGTTCGTCCAGACCCTGTTTTGCTGATTTCTGGAACAGTCTATAATTCCAAAACAAAAGAGCCTATCGGAGCAGAAATTTTGTATGAAATGTTGCCAGTAGGCGAAGAAACAGGTACAGCACAAGCCGACCCACAGACAGGAAATTATAAAATTGCGCTTCCTCCCAACTCACAGTACGGATTTTTGGCAAAATCTAGGGGTTTTGTTTCTGTAAGTGAAAATATAGATGCTAGAGGAAATGAAGTTTATAAAGAGATAAAACGAAATTTGTATCTCACACCTATTGAAGTTGGGCAAAAAATAAGGCTCAATAATGTTTTCTTTAAACGAGGAACAAACGAACTTCTGAAAGAATCTTTCCCAGAACTTGACCGTTTGGTAATTTTTATGTTAGAAAACCCTACTGTAACTATAGAAGTAGAAGGACACACCGACCTTGAGGGAATACCAACAATGAATATGAAACTCTCTGCTTTAAGAGTAAAAGCAATTCAAGATTATTTGGTAAGGCAAAAAATTGATAAAAAGCGTGTTGAAACTCGTCCGTATGGAAGTACACAGCCTATCACTAGACAAAG